The Vicia villosa cultivar HV-30 ecotype Madison, WI unplaced genomic scaffold, Vvil1.0 ctg.001122F_1_1, whole genome shotgun sequence genome includes a window with the following:
- the LOC131633400 gene encoding putative pentatricopeptide repeat-containing protein At1g12700, mitochondrial, whose translation MSLRYVVVSLFKPKFHLSNPNKLIRCFPSSTNSRLYSQFHDQEKHNLISSFNRLLNQGYTLNSIIQIGKILGSLVKGKHFLTVVSLHRKLELNTGIKSNLFSLNILINCFCQLGHNSLSFSVFANILKKGYQPDAITLTTIIKGFCLKGEVYQALHLHDKVVAQGIALDQVSYATLINGLCKVGRTGAALQLMRRIDGKLARPNVVMYNTIIDSFCKNKLLNDAFDLYSEMLAKRISPDVVSYNTLISGLCIVGRLKDAIGLLHEMILEKINPNVYTFNILVDAFCKEGKVQEANSVFAAMMKQGVTPDAVTYSSLIDGYCLVKEVNKANDIFNAMAHKGLTVNVHSYSIMINGFCKTKRVVEAMNLFKEMQFRKIIPNTVTYNSLIDGLCKSGRITYALELVDEMRDRGQPPNIITYSSILDALCKNNQVDKAVALIKRLKDMGIQPSVYSYSILIDGLCKGGRLMDAQKIFEVLLARGHNLNVYTYTIMIHGFCNNGLLDEALALLSKMKDNNCIPNAITYEIIIRSLFDKDENDKAKKLLGEMIARDLL comes from the coding sequence ATGTCGTTGAGGTATGTTGTTGTATCTCTTTTCAAACCCAAATTTCATCTTTCAAATCCTAATAAACTCATTCGATGCTTCCcctcttcaacaaactcaagattATACTCTCAATTCCACGACCAAGAAAAACACAATCTCATTTCCTCATTCAATCGCTTGCTTAATCAAGGTTATACTCTCAATTCCATCATCCAAATTGGTAAGATTTTAGGTTCTCTTGTCAAGGGCAAGCATTTCCTCACCGTTGTTTCACTTCATCGAAAATTGGAATTAAACACAGGAATTAAATCAAATTTATTCAGTTTGAATATCTTGATCAATTGCTTTTGTCAATTGGGTCATAACTCTCTTTCCTTTTCGGTATTTGCCAACATTCTCAAGAAGGGTTATCAGCCAGATGCTATAACTTTGACTACAATAATCAAGGGTTTCTGTCTCAAAGGTGAGGTCTATCAAGCATTGCACCTTCATGATAAGGTGGTAGCTCAAGGGATAGCGTTGGACCAAGTTAGTTATGCAACCTTGATCAACGGGTTGTGTAAAGTTGGACGAACGGGAGCAGCTTTGCAATTGATGAGACGGATTGATGGGAAATTGGCTCGGCCTAATGTGGTAATGTACAACACGATTATTGATAGTTTCTGCAAAAATAAGCTTCTCAATGATGCTTTTGATTTATATTCTGAAATGCTTGCTAAGAGAATTTCTCCTGATGTTGTCTCTTATAATACCTTAATTAGTGGCTTATGCATTGTGGGTCGATTGAAAGATGCAATTGGTTTGTTACATGAAATGATATTAGAAAAAATCAATCCAAATGTGTATACCTTTAATATATTAGTTGATGCTTTTTGTAAAGAAGGAAAGGTGCAAGAAGCTAATAGTGTTTTTGCGGCGATGATGAAACAAGGTGTAACACCGGATGCCGTTACTTATAGCTCTTTAATAGATGGATATTGTCTGGTTAAAGAAGTGAATAAGGCAAATGATATATTCAATGCCATGGCTCATAAAGGGTTGACGGTTAATGTCCATAGCTATAGTATCATGATTAATGGATTTTGTAAAACTAAAAGGGTGGTTGAAGCTATGAATCTCTTCAAAGAAATGCAATTTAGAAAAATTATTCCTAATACAGTAACTTATAATTCTCTTATTGATGGTTTGTGCAAATCGGGGAGAATCACATATGCTTTGGAGCTTGTTGATGAGATGCGGGATAGAGGCCAGCCACCTAATATAATAACTTACAGTTCTATATTGGATGCTTTATGCAAAAACAATCAAGTTGACAAGGCAGTTGCATTGATAAAAAGACTTAAAGATATGGGTATTCAACCGAGTGTGTACTCATACAGCATTCTTATTGATGGATTGTGTAAAGGTGGAAGACTAATGGATGCACAAAAGATTTTTGAAGTTCTTTTGGCCAGAGGCCACAATCTTAATGTGTATACGTATACTATTATGATCCATGGGTTTTGTAACAATGGGTTGCTTGATGAGGCATTGGCCTTGCTGTCAAAAATGAAAGATAATAATTGCATTCCAAATGCCATAACTTATGAAATAATTATCCGTTCCCTTTTTGATAAAGATGAAAATGATAAGGCAAAGAAACTTCTTGGTGAAATGATTGCAAGAGATCTATTGTAA